AGACATTCTCAACATAGCTCCATCACGATTAAAATCTCTACGCTCCCCAGAAGAATTTGAAATGGTTCTGCGACGAGGCTCAGGAAATGGAGGGGTGATGGCAGTTGTTGATGAACTTCCATACATAGAGTTGTTCCTTCAAAATCGTACTGATTTTGGGATCATTGGCCGACCATTTACTAAGAGCGGATGGGGTTTTGTAAGTGGTCAATTCACATGCAccatttatttagttcaaaagaTTAACACACCTCCAAGAATGTTGCATAACTTGAACTGGTGCAAATTAGTGAAATTACCTCATATTGACAACCTTGGACTTGGTCATGACTAATTCCATTAGCAACAAAAGGGCCGAGAAAGTAATTCAATTTATAGACCCCTTAGATTCAAAATACCCTTGAAACTTGATCGCGAGATAACAAGAAAGTTTGGAAAAATGTCTtaaattcatggatgaaaatgTGAATAGACTTCTCATTGCATGGTTATGGTCTAGTTATACTTCTAACTGAAAGTTATTTTGTCTCTTTCAAATGCAGGCGTTCAAAAAGGATTCTCCTCTAGCTACAGACATGTCAACAGCAATCCTCAAACTGGCCGAGAGTGGGAAACTTCAAGAGATACACGAAAAATGGTTTTGCCAATTAGGTTGTTCAACAGATAGGAGAAAAGACTCAGAGCCTAACCAGCTTCACCTGAGCAGCTTCTGGGCACTCTATCTTTTATCTGGTGCTGCCACTCTCTTTGCTTTATTAATCTTCTTACTCAGAAGTATTCGCCAATATATACGATACAAAAGGAAGCATACAGACCTTTCTTCTCCCTCAAACACCAGATGTTCACAGGCGATCTATAGTTTCTTTGACTTTATTGATGAGAAGGAAGAAGCCATCAAAAGAATTTTTGCTCAGCATGATAGTTCTCAAGCTCAAACAAATGGATCTTAATCTTTGCTCAAATAGTTTCTTATTGAAGTAGAGTATACATGTGACTGAGATTTAGTGATACTTACTAGTTAGAGATGCTAATATATTACTCACCAACTGTATATGTCTTGTACAAATGGCTATACTAAATGCTCGATTATAATGTAAAAGCTCAGCTCCTTCCAGAGTTTCTGATACTCCTCTTGTTTCAATTTATGTATCGTAGAAAGTTTTTTGAAATTTGTGGATTTATACATGAATGAGATTTATGGCGTGGTTACAGAAGCATGTCAAGAGTAGAAAGTTGTAAGTAACCTTGTTTTCAAACACGGAAAAGTATCGTTCTTTCCCTTGCGGACTAACAAGATAATAGTACTACATAAAATGGAACTATACATGATCCAAACTCATGACATGTACAGTCCGTTTTGGCCATCACAGATTGTCTCTCGAACCATGTCATTGTCGAGCCCAAAAGTGCATGTACCATGAGAACTTGttttattctttataaaactCTTCATTTTCCTCTCCATTGCAATGTGAATTCGCCTAAGGCATCCTGTTGCTTCTTTAGAAGCTTGCCAGACCTTTGCTACCCATCCTCGTCCGCGCGCCCTTCCTCATGGGCATCACACACACATAAGGGACTGATTAGCATCCTTGTTGAGGTTTGTTCACCATCGTATTAAGGTCGTGCATGTCAggctttgatatcatatttattacaCTCAATCTTATGGTACATATTGTCTGCTTTGGCTCAACAAGCGTCACAAATTTGTCCCTTAGGCTATGCATAATTGAGCCGAAAGCGCGCGTACCATGTGAATTTGGGTCATGTCGTATAATGATCTCCGTATTACTCTCTCATTTCAATGTAGGATTATCCTAAGGTGTCATTTGTCCCCCTTCTCAGAAGTTTGCTAGCCTAAAAACCTCAGTCCTTCTTTGTGCCCATCCTCATCAGCCCGCCCTTAGTCATGGGCATCACACACACCCTCCCTCAGGAATTTTACGTACTCATTGAGGTCTGCCTCACTACCATATTAAAGGAGTGTCaagctttgatatcatatttatcagaATCCAAGCTCATGACACGTAATTGTACGATTAGGCCCAATAAGCCTCGAAGGTTTGTTCCTTGGATTATGCTATCATCACTTCTAGAAGTACGCTTACAATGTAAATATCTTATAAaacttctcatttttttctctcatccGGTTGTGAAATTCGTCAAATATATCATGTGCACCCCTTTATCAGAAGCTTATCAACCTAAAACCTACCCATCCTTCTCTATGACTACCTTCGTCCTCCCGCCCTCCGTCATGGCGTCATAATAAATGCCTTGCTTTTGATCAACTTGTTTATGATAAGTCATGTTTTCACAACTGATCCCAACGAACAAGGAGGCACGTTCTAATTGATTTCACCTACCAATATTTATGTCACATGCATTtccaaaaaatcatcaaaaggTTAGGTGAAATAAATTTGTTCTAGTAATTACTCATGCACTTTTACTTCTCCGTTAGAAGTAAAACTAGCTGTGCACACAAGTTAGAGTAATAGATACTTACTCTCTCAATTCATCTTTACTTACCTGTTATTCAATTTTAGAACAATATTTGTCCACTTTataaaatctatgaataatttacTTGTTTCTatccatttaaattttaatattaaatacgACTTATTATCTAATacattttctaaaatattaaatttattatattcacaAGGTAATATAAAAAATCACCTTTATCATATACTGCTTCAAATCTCTTTGCAATAGAAAAATGGATAAgcaaatactccctccatttctttTTAGCTATCATGTTTCACTTTTCAAGTGTCAATTTGACtaatattcaaattaaaattaaattaaattaaattaatttaatattttttaattaaaatttggatattcaaaatttatacaaaatataCTTTTAGGTTGCGATATTTTTTATatcaatatgataaaaaaaaatgcatcttataatattattttaaatttatattattcgactctaaaaaaaattaatggtgaaaaaaaaaaaataaacgaaAGAAGACGAAGACTAAAAGTTGACTAGGACTGTAGGACAAATACGTAGCCCAGGTACCGATATTTCGTTGTCATAAGTCATAATAATGCTGGAGAGATGGAGAGAGTAAACTTCAACTTGGCTACTAGAGCAACATGGGGCCAAATATGATGATGTAACTATATATCTGTATGACTTTTAGTCCCTAGCTTATTGTAAGAATGTTATATTcccttttttctattatttataaacaatagaaaatattttaaagaatttgatatattttggtcAAAGGCAT
This DNA window, taken from Capsicum annuum cultivar UCD-10X-F1 unplaced genomic scaffold, UCD10Xv1.1 ctg65523, whole genome shotgun sequence, encodes the following:
- the LOC124893811 gene encoding glutamate receptor 3.7-like translates to MVLRRGSGNGGVMAVVDELPYIELFLQNRTDFGIIGRPFTKSGWGFAFKKDSPLATDMSTAILKLAESGKLQEIHEKWFCQLGCSTDRRKDSEPNQLHLSSFWALYLLSGAATLFALLIFLLRSIRQYIRYKRKHTDLSSPSNTRCSQAIYSFFDFIDEKEEAIKRIFAQHDSSQAQTNGS